The proteins below come from a single Syntrophorhabdales bacterium genomic window:
- a CDS encoding TRAP transporter substrate-binding protein, whose amino-acid sequence MKRVRNASLILVIVCLFSVCLAASNTSAAEEKVITLKYTNFFPAPHANSVIADQWCKEVEKRTNGRIKVNYYPGATLTPAAQTYDSVVKGIADVGTSVMGYTRGKFPLTEVIDLPLTYKSGLVATKMINEYYKKFKPKEFDETQVMYLHAHGPGILHTKKPVYKLEDVKGLKIRSTGLSAKIVQFLGGAPVGMPMTESYDALSKGVADGILCPNEALEGFKLGEVTAFTTENYGSAYSSGFFVVMNKAKWNSLPKDVQGIIEKINVEWIEKQGKVWDDIDIKGKEFAIKQGMKYISLAPEEDARWSKAVRPILDEYVQTMKAKNLPGEEALKFCLDYLKANQK is encoded by the coding sequence ATGAAAAGGGTTCGTAACGCATCACTGATACTTGTGATTGTATGCCTCTTTTCCGTGTGCCTGGCAGCCTCCAACACTTCTGCAGCAGAGGAAAAGGTAATAACGCTCAAGTACACCAATTTTTTCCCCGCTCCGCACGCTAACAGCGTGATCGCCGACCAGTGGTGCAAAGAGGTGGAGAAAAGGACCAATGGGCGCATCAAAGTCAACTATTATCCGGGCGCCACGCTCACGCCTGCAGCCCAAACTTACGACAGCGTGGTCAAAGGGATTGCTGATGTGGGTACGTCTGTCATGGGCTACACCCGCGGCAAGTTCCCGCTGACCGAGGTTATCGACCTGCCACTCACTTACAAGAGCGGCCTTGTGGCGACAAAAATGATCAACGAATACTATAAGAAATTCAAGCCGAAGGAATTCGACGAGACGCAGGTCATGTATTTGCATGCCCACGGCCCGGGCATCCTGCACACGAAAAAACCCGTGTACAAGCTCGAGGACGTGAAAGGGTTGAAGATACGGTCCACAGGCCTGAGCGCCAAGATCGTGCAATTCCTCGGCGGCGCGCCCGTCGGCATGCCGATGACTGAATCGTATGACGCGCTCTCCAAAGGCGTGGCAGACGGCATCCTCTGCCCCAATGAAGCCCTGGAAGGATTCAAGCTGGGAGAAGTGACGGCCTTTACGACCGAGAATTACGGCTCCGCGTATTCATCCGGATTTTTTGTCGTGATGAACAAGGCCAAATGGAACAGCCTGCCGAAAGATGTCCAGGGGATCATTGAAAAGATTAACGTGGAATGGATAGAAAAGCAGGGCAAGGTCTGGGATGATATCGACATCAAAGGCAAAGAGTTTGCGATCAAGCAGGGCATGAAATATATCTCGCTCGCTCCGGAAGAAGATGCACGCTGGTCGAAAGCCGTGCGACCGATACTCGATGAGTATGTGCAGACAATGAAGGCAAAAAACCTGCCGGGCGAAGAAGCACTCAAATTCTGTCTCGACTACTTGAAGGCTAATCAAAAGTAA
- a CDS encoding adenylate/guanylate cyclase domain-containing protein, with protein sequence MASLIIHSPEGRRDVELGDHSTLGRLSRNRIRINDPLVSKEHCIIVVDPKGKYVIRDLGSRNGTFVNGRLIKGDAILKNGDSITLGATSCVFSSAEATERPRESADRKEAMSSFRAAFGAEQHRFLPESEIRDNAALRADYEKLRVAHELQQDIGHEFDLGRMFERILDRTFELMECDRAVILMPDQEGDMVLRAFRMRQECDRLVVSSTIVKCVQHEKVGIVSGDALTDERFDTSESILIQHIRSSMAVPILYEQELLGIIIIDSSAIIKAYSEKDLQLLTNIARQAAQFIMIGRMAKRIEEEAVTRERFRRLMSPDLAEMVVSGKLKVEKGGQTRTATVLFADIRGFTALCENMQADEVLQMLNQYFELVVNVGFRHEGTVDKFVGDMVMMVWGAPIAHDDDPVRAVQAALEMQEALAGYNSARLNAGQPDIRIGVGINTGPLVAGYIGASRTMSYSVIGDTVNIASRLCSEAGPGCVLVSHDTYEKVSNYFEVTKLGPVSVKGKTKPVKAYEVVGSKTSPAYKPLRDTR encoded by the coding sequence ATGGCCAGCCTGATCATCCATAGCCCGGAAGGCAGGCGTGACGTCGAGCTAGGGGATCACAGTACCCTGGGACGCCTTTCGCGGAACCGCATCCGTATTAATGACCCGCTCGTTTCTAAAGAGCACTGCATTATCGTCGTGGACCCTAAAGGCAAGTACGTTATCAGAGATCTGGGGAGCCGCAACGGTACGTTCGTCAACGGCAGGCTTATCAAGGGTGATGCTATCCTCAAGAACGGGGATAGCATCACCCTTGGGGCGACATCGTGCGTCTTCTCCTCCGCAGAAGCGACCGAAAGGCCCCGCGAGTCTGCGGACAGGAAGGAAGCCATGTCTTCTTTCCGCGCTGCCTTCGGAGCAGAACAGCATCGATTCCTGCCGGAAAGCGAGATCCGGGATAACGCCGCCTTAAGGGCAGATTACGAAAAGCTCCGTGTCGCGCATGAGCTCCAGCAGGATATCGGACATGAGTTCGATCTCGGTCGCATGTTTGAGCGTATACTCGACCGGACGTTTGAGCTCATGGAATGTGATCGTGCTGTAATTTTGATGCCGGACCAAGAGGGTGATATGGTGCTCCGGGCCTTCAGGATGCGGCAGGAATGTGACCGCCTGGTCGTCTCTTCGACCATTGTCAAATGCGTTCAGCATGAAAAGGTTGGTATCGTCAGTGGGGATGCGCTGACTGACGAGAGATTTGACACCTCCGAATCAATCCTTATACAGCACATACGCTCATCCATGGCTGTCCCAATCTTGTACGAGCAAGAACTCCTGGGCATTATAATTATTGATTCTTCGGCGATCATCAAAGCATACAGCGAAAAAGATCTTCAGCTCCTCACTAATATCGCTCGGCAGGCAGCTCAATTCATCATGATCGGCCGGATGGCAAAGAGAATCGAAGAGGAGGCGGTAACCAGGGAGCGGTTTCGACGCCTCATGTCGCCCGACCTGGCTGAAATGGTGGTCTCGGGCAAGCTCAAAGTTGAAAAAGGCGGGCAGACTCGCACGGCTACGGTGCTCTTCGCCGATATACGAGGATTCACAGCATTATGTGAGAATATGCAAGCGGACGAAGTGCTTCAGATGCTCAATCAGTACTTCGAGTTGGTGGTCAACGTTGGTTTCCGGCACGAGGGAACAGTCGACAAATTCGTAGGCGATATGGTCATGATGGTGTGGGGTGCACCGATAGCCCATGATGATGACCCGGTCCGGGCTGTGCAGGCAGCCCTGGAGATGCAGGAAGCCTTAGCGGGATACAACAGCGCGCGCCTCAACGCAGGCCAGCCCGACATAAGGATTGGGGTCGGCATCAACACAGGCCCCCTGGTGGCCGGATACATCGGAGCGAGTCGCACGATGTCGTACTCAGTAATCGGAGATACGGTAAATATCGCATCCAGGCTTTGTTCCGAAGCAGGTCCAGGTTGTGTTCTCGTCTCGCACGATACGTACGAGAAAGTCTCGAACTATTTCGAGGTGACCAAACTGGGACCTGTCTCTGTCAAGGGTAAAACGAAACCGGTCAAGGCGTATGAGGTGGTGGGCAGTAAGACATCGCCCGCCTATAAGCCTCTTCGTGACACCAGGTAG
- a CDS encoding tripartite tricarboxylate transporter substrate binding protein: MKKCILITAAMVLGATLSLAVTMVHAQHYPNRGIQMIIPIPAGGGGDVNGRILADELGKLLGQQIVVSNKPGASDTLGTDALAKSKKDGYTLGYTDSAALVYSRISLPGPLPYDVDKDFDHLGLHAFYPIAIAVRADSPWKTFGELAEYAKNNPAKLRVSTAGVGSASNFNVQIVQSLTGAEFTHVPFKGGEAVVTALLGGHVEVSFDIVGKWMPHVDAGKVRLLLVSQKVPTLPKIPTITELGYKRGLLTGWFGMSGPAGMPEEVKKVLIPAVEKAVKNPEGKAKIEKLHYVVEYKSPAEMRKQIKDDYETANEIAIKLGLKNK; the protein is encoded by the coding sequence ATGAAAAAATGTATTCTCATTACCGCGGCCATGGTATTAGGCGCTACGCTGAGCCTGGCAGTCACTATGGTTCATGCTCAGCACTATCCCAATCGCGGTATCCAGATGATTATCCCTATTCCCGCCGGTGGCGGGGGAGATGTGAATGGCAGGATCCTGGCGGACGAACTTGGAAAGCTCCTCGGACAGCAGATCGTCGTGTCGAATAAGCCGGGCGCTTCAGACACGCTGGGAACCGATGCACTGGCGAAGAGCAAGAAGGACGGCTATACGCTCGGGTATACCGACTCGGCAGCTCTGGTCTATTCCCGGATCTCTCTGCCGGGCCCCCTTCCCTACGACGTCGACAAAGATTTCGATCATCTGGGTCTTCATGCTTTCTACCCTATAGCTATAGCGGTCAGGGCGGATTCCCCGTGGAAGACCTTTGGCGAACTTGCCGAGTATGCAAAGAACAATCCAGCAAAACTCCGCGTCAGTACAGCAGGAGTAGGGAGCGCGTCCAACTTCAACGTGCAGATAGTCCAATCCCTCACCGGCGCCGAGTTCACGCATGTGCCCTTCAAAGGAGGCGAAGCTGTGGTGACCGCCCTGCTCGGAGGCCACGTGGAGGTGAGTTTTGATATCGTCGGCAAATGGATGCCTCACGTTGATGCCGGGAAGGTCAGACTCCTTCTGGTCAGCCAGAAAGTGCCGACTCTTCCCAAAATCCCAACCATCACCGAACTGGGCTATAAGCGTGGGTTGTTGACAGGCTGGTTTGGAATGTCAGGCCCGGCAGGTATGCCTGAGGAGGTGAAAAAAGTTCTCATCCCCGCCGTAGAGAAAGCGGTAAAGAATCCTGAAGGAAAGGCCAAGATTGAAAAGCTGCACTATGTTGTCGAATACAAGTCACCCGCGGAAATGAGGAAGCAGATCAAGGACGATTATGAGACAGCCAATGAGATCGCCATAAAACTCGGTTTGAAGAATAAATAA
- a CDS encoding class II aldolase/adducin family protein — protein sequence MERAGEQTIDELKEKLIIANKILDMEGLIRPQGHISVRIPKTDTFLITRAIAPGMATIDDIVVVNALDAKVISGKYTSTYGEVLAHAAIYQKREDIQSVAHTHSLYVRVLSMTETPLLPVSFEIMKVSFEPEKIGFYKEIWHLSSIHPQACFDVADLLGDNRVVILKAHGAMIATKSVEETTAVSINLEEAAKLQVMASSLKPLVPFTEREREQQISFLKPLEERGGTVSVYGRAWEYYKFLLSQK from the coding sequence ATGGAACGGGCTGGTGAGCAAACAATTGATGAGCTAAAAGAGAAACTGATCATCGCAAACAAGATTCTGGATATGGAAGGCCTTATCAGGCCACAAGGCCATATCAGTGTCCGTATTCCAAAAACAGATACGTTTCTCATCACAAGGGCTATTGCTCCCGGTATGGCCACCATCGATGACATCGTGGTTGTCAACGCGCTTGACGCGAAAGTCATCTCCGGGAAATATACTTCCACCTATGGGGAGGTCCTGGCACATGCGGCGATCTACCAGAAACGCGAAGATATTCAGAGCGTCGCGCATACCCATTCCCTGTACGTAAGAGTTCTCAGCATGACAGAGACTCCTCTCCTGCCCGTCTCCTTCGAGATCATGAAGGTATCATTCGAACCGGAGAAGATAGGGTTCTACAAGGAGATATGGCACCTTTCAAGTATTCATCCGCAAGCATGCTTTGACGTTGCAGACCTGTTAGGTGACAACAGGGTTGTCATCCTCAAGGCCCACGGCGCTATGATCGCCACAAAAAGCGTCGAAGAGACAACCGCTGTTTCGATTAATCTGGAGGAAGCCGCCAAGCTGCAGGTAATGGCCTCCTCTTTGAAACCCCTTGTGCCTTTTACTGAGAGAGAGAGGGAACAGCAGATCAGCTTCTTGAAGCCTCTCGAGGAAAGAGGCGGAACAGTGTCAGTTTACGGCCGGGCCTGGGAATATTACAAATTTCTCTTATCTCAAAAATAG